The proteins below are encoded in one region of Caulobacter henricii:
- a CDS encoding methionine ABC transporter ATP-binding protein, producing the protein MIAFEAVSKTYAAQGPAKTGGHAALTGVTLSVKAGEVFGVIGASGAGKSTLIRLINGLELPSGGRVVVDGDDVAALGVEGLRSLRRRVGMIFQHFNLLSGRTVAQNVAFPLKLAGRPADEVKARTAELLARVGLSDQAQKYPAQLSGGQKQRVGIARALATGPKILLCDEATSALDPETTEQILDLISGLNRELGLTIVLITHEMDVVRRVCDRVAVLEAGQVVETGPVEDVFLQPVSATARRFVREADGEPAAGAMLAGRVVRLTFRGEATYRPVLGEVARATGVDYSILGGRIHRLRETPYGQLTLTLTGGDVEAAIARFQAAGVRVDPVLGQEADQ; encoded by the coding sequence GTGATCGCCTTTGAGGCCGTTTCCAAGACCTATGCCGCCCAGGGACCGGCCAAGACGGGCGGTCACGCCGCTCTTACGGGGGTCACGCTGTCGGTGAAGGCCGGTGAGGTGTTCGGCGTGATCGGGGCCTCCGGCGCCGGCAAGTCGACCCTGATCCGGCTGATCAATGGTCTGGAACTCCCCAGCGGGGGGCGGGTTGTGGTGGATGGTGACGACGTCGCCGCGCTCGGGGTCGAGGGGCTTCGCAGCCTGCGCCGCCGGGTCGGCATGATCTTCCAGCACTTCAACCTGCTGTCGGGCCGGACCGTGGCGCAGAACGTCGCCTTTCCCCTGAAACTGGCTGGCCGTCCGGCCGACGAGGTCAAGGCGCGGACGGCCGAGCTGCTGGCCCGGGTCGGTCTTTCCGACCAGGCCCAGAAGTATCCGGCCCAGCTGTCGGGCGGCCAGAAGCAAAGGGTCGGGATCGCCCGGGCCCTGGCCACGGGACCCAAGATCCTGCTCTGCGACGAGGCGACCAGTGCGCTCGACCCCGAAACGACCGAGCAGATCCTGGACCTGATCTCGGGCCTCAATCGCGAGCTGGGCCTGACCATCGTTCTGATCACCCACGAGATGGACGTGGTCCGCCGCGTCTGCGACCGGGTGGCGGTGCTGGAGGCCGGGCAGGTGGTCGAGACCGGACCGGTCGAGGATGTCTTCCTGCAACCGGTCAGCGCCACGGCCCGGCGCTTCGTCCGGGAAGCCGACGGCGAGCCGGCCGCAGGGGCCATGCTGGCGGGCCGGGTGGTGCGCCTGACCTTCCGGGGCGAAGCGACCTACAGGCCCGTGCTGGGCGAGGTGGCCCGGGCCACGGGGGTCGATTATTCAATCCTCGGCGGGCGGATCCACCGTCTGCGGGAAACGCCCTATGGCCAGTTGACCCTGACCCTGACCGGCGGTGACGTCGAGGCCGCCATCGCCCGCTTCCAAGCCGCAGGCGTACGGGTTGATCCTGTTTTGGGTCAGGAGGCCGACCAATGA
- the map gene encoding type I methionyl aminopeptidase, translated as MTLDDALEIEAETRTGAIKIHKAEDFEGMRRAGKLAAECLDMLIPHVVPGVSSDHLDTLAREFILDHKAIPACLFYRGYPKTVCISRNHVVCHGIPGDWALRDGDIVNIDVTVIVDGWHGDTSRMYGVGEVGPRARRLIEITYEGMARGLAAVKPGATLGDIGHAIQSYVEAQRCSVVRDFCGHGLGRVFHDAPNILHFGRPGQGAVLKPGMFFTIEPMVNLGKPAVKVLGDGWTAVTRDKSLSAQCEHSIGVTEDGYEAFTASPAGLFQPAILGG; from the coding sequence ATGACCCTTGACGACGCCCTTGAGATCGAAGCCGAGACCCGCACGGGTGCGATCAAGATTCACAAGGCCGAAGATTTCGAAGGCATGCGCCGCGCCGGCAAGCTGGCGGCAGAGTGCCTGGACATGCTGATCCCGCACGTGGTGCCGGGTGTCTCGTCCGACCATCTCGACACCCTGGCCCGCGAGTTCATTCTCGACCACAAGGCTATCCCGGCCTGCCTGTTCTATCGCGGCTATCCCAAGACGGTCTGCATCTCGCGCAATCACGTGGTCTGCCACGGCATTCCAGGCGACTGGGCCCTGCGTGACGGCGACATCGTCAATATCGACGTCACGGTGATCGTCGACGGCTGGCACGGCGACACCTCGCGCATGTATGGCGTCGGCGAGGTCGGCCCCCGCGCGCGGCGGCTGATCGAAATCACTTATGAAGGCATGGCCCGCGGCCTGGCCGCCGTGAAGCCCGGTGCGACCCTGGGCGACATCGGTCACGCCATCCAGTCCTATGTCGAGGCCCAGCGCTGCAGCGTCGTCCGCGACTTCTGCGGCCATGGCCTGGGCCGCGTGTTCCACGACGCCCCCAACATCCTGCACTTCGGCCGTCCCGGCCAGGGCGCGGTGCTGAAGCCCGGCATGTTCTTCACCATTGAGCCGATGGTGAATCTGGGCAAGCCGGCCGTGAAGGTGCTGGGCGACGGCTGGACCGCCGTGACCCGGGACAAGTCGCTGTCGGCCCAGTGCGAACACTCGATCGGCGTGACGGAGGACGGTTATGAGGCCTTCACCGCCTCGCCGGCCGGCCTGTTCCAGCCAGCAATCCTGGGCGGCTGA
- the radC gene encoding RadC family protein gives MVQAASLSPSPPDPEVERLGKPGRAATSDPNAGHRERLRARARAGGLVALPDYELLELYLFRTFARGDVKPRAKALLARFGSFGAVIAASIEELMTVPGIGETAALDIKLLHEAALRAGRDKIVKRPVISSWSALLGYVRVALANEPREQFRVLFLDKKNQLIADEVLNRGTVDHAPVYPREVMRRALELSSSNIILLHNHPSGDPTPSRPDIDMTKQVIDAGRALKINVHDHLVVGRDGVASFKALGLI, from the coding sequence ATGGTTCAGGCCGCCTCGCTCAGCCCTTCGCCGCCGGACCCCGAGGTCGAGCGGCTTGGCAAGCCGGGGCGCGCCGCGACCAGCGATCCGAATGCCGGCCATCGCGAAAGGCTGCGGGCCAGGGCCAGGGCCGGCGGCCTGGTCGCCCTGCCCGACTATGAACTGCTCGAACTCTATCTCTTCCGGACCTTTGCGCGCGGCGACGTCAAGCCCAGGGCCAAGGCCCTGCTGGCCCGGTTCGGCTCGTTCGGCGCGGTGATCGCCGCCAGTATCGAGGAGCTGATGACCGTGCCGGGGATCGGCGAAACCGCCGCCCTCGACATCAAGCTGCTGCACGAGGCCGCCCTGCGGGCCGGTCGCGACAAGATCGTCAAGCGCCCGGTGATCTCATCCTGGAGCGCCCTGCTGGGCTATGTCCGCGTCGCCCTGGCCAATGAGCCGCGCGAACAGTTCCGGGTACTGTTCCTCGACAAGAAGAACCAGCTGATCGCCGACGAGGTGCTGAACCGCGGCACCGTCGACCACGCGCCGGTCTATCCCCGTGAAGTCATGCGGCGGGCGCTTGAGCTGTCGAGCAGCAACATCATCCTGCTGCACAACCACCCCTCGGGCGATCCCACCCCCTCGCGGCCGGATATCGACATGACAAAACAGGTCATCGACGCCGGTCGGGCGCTGAAGATCAATGTCCACGACCATCTGGTGGTCGGTCGGGACGGCGTGGCCAGCTTCAAGGCGCTGGGGCTGATCTGA
- a CDS encoding metal-dependent hydrolase family protein, with the protein MQVGLKALAVAGSLLAATAAQAAQVEALSAARMLDVASGKYVENPVVIITDGRITAVGKKGEIALPAGAKLIDLPGATLLPGLIDMHVHLDSLAEVGGYNSLQYSDAFWSVIQTANAKATLEAGFTTVRNVGSDRFNDVGLREAIDGGYVPGPRVVTAGYAIGATGGHCDSTYFPPSMAQKGPYVADGAEEGRKQVRAVRKYGAQVIKICATGGVFSRNTEPGQQQLSLAEMSAIVDEAHMWGLKVAAHAHGAAGIKDAIRAGVDTIEHVSLVDDEGIKLAVQKGAWFSMDIYNTDYTQSEGKKNGVLEDNLRKDREIGDVQRENFRKAIKAGVKMVLGTDAGIYPHGQNAKQFAVMVRYGASPLQAIQSATVNAAQALGQEKDVGQVAVGRYADIIAVSGDPLADVTTLEKPVFVMKGGAVVRQP; encoded by the coding sequence ATGCAGGTTGGACTCAAGGCACTGGCGGTCGCCGGATCGCTTCTGGCGGCGACAGCGGCCCAGGCGGCGCAGGTCGAGGCGCTCAGCGCCGCGCGGATGCTTGATGTGGCGTCGGGCAAATATGTTGAAAACCCGGTGGTCATCATCACCGATGGCCGGATCACGGCCGTCGGCAAAAAGGGCGAGATCGCCCTGCCGGCCGGGGCCAAGCTCATCGACCTGCCGGGCGCAACCCTGCTGCCGGGCCTGATCGACATGCACGTGCACCTCGATAGTCTGGCCGAGGTCGGGGGCTATAACAGCCTGCAATACAGCGATGCCTTCTGGAGCGTGATCCAGACCGCCAATGCCAAGGCCACGCTCGAGGCTGGCTTCACCACCGTGCGCAATGTCGGCTCTGACCGTTTCAACGATGTGGGCCTGCGCGAAGCCATCGATGGCGGTTATGTGCCAGGGCCCCGTGTGGTGACGGCCGGCTATGCCATCGGCGCGACCGGCGGACACTGCGACTCGACCTATTTCCCGCCCTCGATGGCGCAAAAGGGTCCCTATGTCGCCGATGGTGCGGAAGAGGGTCGCAAGCAGGTGCGGGCGGTACGCAAGTACGGTGCCCAGGTGATCAAGATCTGCGCCACCGGCGGTGTGTTCTCGCGCAATACCGAGCCTGGCCAGCAGCAACTGTCCCTGGCCGAGATGAGCGCCATCGTCGATGAAGCCCATATGTGGGGCCTCAAGGTCGCGGCCCACGCCCATGGCGCGGCCGGCATCAAGGACGCCATCCGCGCCGGCGTCGATACAATCGAGCATGTCAGCCTCGTCGACGACGAAGGCATCAAGCTGGCCGTCCAGAAGGGCGCCTGGTTCTCGATGGATATCTACAACACCGACTACACCCAGTCCGAAGGCAAGAAGAACGGCGTGCTGGAAGACAATCTGCGCAAGGACCGCGAAATCGGCGATGTGCAGCGCGAGAACTTCCGCAAGGCGATCAAGGCCGGGGTCAAGATGGTGCTGGGCACCGACGCCGGCATCTATCCGCACGGCCAGAACGCCAAGCAGTTCGCCGTCATGGTCCGCTACGGAGCCTCCCCGCTGCAGGCCATCCAGTCCGCCACGGTCAATGCCGCCCAGGCCCTGGGGCAGGAAAAGGATGTCGGTCAGGTCGCCGTCGGGCGCTATGCCGACATCATTGCCGTTTCGGGCGATCCGCTCGCCGACGTGACGACGCTGGAAAAGCCGGTTTTCGTCATGAAGGGCGGGGCGGTGGTGCGCCAACCCTGA
- a CDS encoding methionine ABC transporter permease translates to MTASNIDWSEIGQATFDTLTMLGGSMLLTVLLGLPLGVILFLTGKGQMLENRLANSLLSLMVNILRSVPFVILLIVMIPLTVLLVGTSLGVQGAIPPLVAGAAPFFARLVETALREVDKGVIEASFAMGAKRRQVVLGALLPEAMPGIIAAATVTAIALVSYTAMAGVVGAGGLGDLAIRFGYQRFQTDVMVVTVVLLLVLVQCLQMVGDTVVRRVSHR, encoded by the coding sequence ATGACCGCGTCGAACATTGACTGGTCCGAGATCGGCCAGGCGACCTTCGATACCCTGACCATGCTGGGGGGCTCGATGCTGCTCACCGTGCTGTTGGGCCTGCCCCTGGGGGTGATCCTGTTCCTGACTGGCAAGGGACAGATGCTGGAGAACCGCCTAGCCAACAGCCTGCTGTCCCTGATGGTCAATATCCTGCGGTCCGTGCCGTTCGTGATCCTGCTGATCGTGATGATCCCGCTGACCGTGCTTCTGGTCGGCACCTCCCTGGGGGTCCAGGGCGCGATCCCGCCCCTGGTGGCCGGGGCGGCACCGTTTTTCGCCCGTCTGGTCGAGACCGCCCTGCGTGAGGTCGACAAGGGGGTGATCGAGGCCAGCTTCGCCATGGGAGCCAAGCGCCGGCAGGTGGTGCTGGGGGCCTTGCTCCCGGAGGCCATGCCCGGGATCATCGCCGCAGCGACGGTCACCGCCATCGCCCTGGTGTCCTACACCGCCATGGCCGGCGTGGTCGGGGCCGGGGGGCTGGGCGACCTGGCCATCCGCTTTGGCTACCAGCGCTTCCAGACCGATGTGATGGTGGTGACGGTCGTGTTGCTGCTGGTGCTGGTCCAGTGTCTGCAAATGGTCGGCGACACGGTGGTGCGACGGGTGTCACATCGCTAG
- a CDS encoding prolyl oligopeptidase family serine peptidase gives MFENTVRRRALTLAASVALVALSAGMSLAAGAEVYQTPPAPIAQILDAPQTPGVSLSPERKTMALLGRENLPSIAAVSEPILRLGGFRINPRSNGPIEARTNWLNSLSFQDVASGKTQVVALPEGARYTEARWSADGSKLAFVLDGKQGLELWIADRRSATARKVEGFLLNAAFGTSYYWLPDGQSLLVAAIPAGRGPAPVADDSPKGPIVQESAGRTAAIRTFQDLLASEHDEALFDHYFTRQLVRVNLADGSLAPLGAPGLYSAVTPSPDGQFILTNRLKRPYSYLVPASRFPTEINVLDAQGKLVKALADRPLADNLPAAFDAVSVGPRSVSWREDAPATLVWAEAQDGGDPRKKVAIHDRVLSLAAPFTAAPTTVVDLDQRYAGIDWGRADFAILASRWWETRKEKRFAIDPSKPGSSRLILERNYQDRYNDPGAPVTRTNAKGEEVLHFTPDGKGLFVAGAGASAKGEFPFIGVMDIATGKTSRQWQSAAPYYEVPVALADEAGKTVITRRESKDEPPNYVLRSVKGGKAVPLTKFADRAPQFAGVSKQTITYSRADGVKLSGTLYLPAGYDKAKDGPLPLLMWAYPEEFTDASVAGQTVDAGNRFVRPGGTSHLFLLTQGYAVLDGPSMPIIGVNGAEPNDTYVEQLTASAKSAVDAVVALGVADKDRIAVGGHSYGAFMTANLLAHTNLFRAGIARSGAYNRTLTPFGFQAEQRTYWEATDTYTKMSPFTYATKVNEPILLIHGQADDNSGTFPVQSERFYAALKGAGATVRYVVLPNEAHGYRARESTMHTLWEMTRWLDQYVKTAPPRAAGK, from the coding sequence ATGTTTGAGAACACTGTCCGCCGCCGCGCACTGACCCTGGCGGCTTCGGTCGCCCTGGTGGCCCTGTCAGCCGGGATGAGCCTGGCCGCCGGCGCTGAAGTCTATCAAACCCCGCCCGCGCCGATCGCCCAGATCCTCGATGCGCCCCAGACGCCGGGCGTCAGCCTGAGCCCCGAGCGCAAGACCATGGCCCTGCTGGGCCGGGAAAACCTGCCGTCCATCGCGGCGGTGTCCGAGCCCATCCTCCGCCTCGGCGGCTTCCGCATCAATCCGCGCAGCAACGGCCCGATCGAGGCCCGCACCAACTGGCTGAACAGCCTGAGCTTCCAGGACGTCGCCAGCGGCAAGACCCAGGTCGTCGCCCTGCCGGAAGGGGCCCGCTATACCGAGGCCCGCTGGTCGGCGGACGGATCCAAGCTGGCCTTTGTTCTCGACGGCAAACAGGGACTGGAGCTCTGGATTGCGGATCGCCGTTCGGCGACGGCCCGCAAGGTCGAAGGGTTTCTGCTGAATGCGGCCTTCGGGACCAGCTATTACTGGCTGCCCGACGGTCAGTCGCTTCTGGTCGCCGCTATTCCTGCTGGTCGCGGCCCCGCGCCGGTGGCGGATGACTCTCCCAAAGGTCCGATCGTTCAGGAGTCTGCCGGACGCACGGCGGCGATCCGCACCTTTCAGGACCTGCTGGCCTCCGAGCATGATGAGGCCCTGTTCGACCACTATTTCACCCGCCAACTGGTCCGGGTGAACCTGGCGGACGGCTCCCTGGCGCCCCTGGGTGCGCCTGGCCTCTATTCGGCGGTGACGCCCTCGCCGGACGGTCAGTTCATTCTGACCAACCGGCTGAAGCGCCCCTACAGCTATCTGGTTCCGGCCAGCCGCTTCCCGACCGAGATCAACGTGCTCGACGCCCAGGGAAAGCTGGTCAAGGCCCTGGCCGACCGTCCCCTGGCCGACAATCTGCCGGCGGCCTTCGATGCCGTCTCGGTGGGACCGCGGTCCGTGTCCTGGCGCGAGGACGCGCCGGCCACCCTGGTCTGGGCCGAGGCCCAGGATGGCGGTGATCCGCGCAAGAAGGTGGCGATCCATGACCGGGTCCTGAGCCTGGCAGCACCGTTCACGGCGGCCCCGACTACCGTTGTGGATCTTGACCAGCGCTATGCCGGCATCGACTGGGGCCGCGCCGACTTCGCCATCCTGGCCAGCCGCTGGTGGGAGACGCGCAAGGAAAAGCGCTTCGCCATTGACCCGTCCAAGCCGGGTTCGAGCCGTCTGATCCTCGAGCGCAACTACCAGGACCGCTACAACGATCCCGGCGCGCCGGTCACCCGCACCAATGCCAAGGGCGAGGAAGTTCTCCACTTCACGCCGGACGGCAAGGGCCTGTTCGTTGCCGGGGCCGGGGCGAGCGCCAAGGGCGAGTTCCCGTTCATCGGCGTAATGGATATCGCGACCGGCAAGACCAGCCGGCAGTGGCAGTCCGCAGCCCCCTATTACGAAGTGCCGGTCGCCTTGGCTGACGAGGCCGGCAAGACCGTGATCACCCGTCGCGAAAGCAAGGACGAGCCGCCGAACTATGTCCTTCGGTCCGTCAAGGGCGGCAAGGCCGTGCCCCTGACCAAGTTTGCCGACCGCGCGCCGCAGTTCGCCGGGGTCAGCAAGCAGACCATCACCTATAGCCGCGCCGACGGGGTGAAGCTGTCGGGAACCCTCTATCTGCCGGCCGGCTACGACAAGGCCAAGGACGGGCCGCTGCCCTTGCTGATGTGGGCCTATCCGGAAGAGTTCACCGACGCCTCGGTGGCCGGCCAGACCGTGGATGCCGGCAACCGTTTCGTTCGCCCCGGCGGGACCAGCCACCTCTTCCTGCTGACCCAGGGCTATGCCGTCCTGGACGGGCCTTCCATGCCGATCATTGGCGTGAATGGGGCAGAGCCGAACGACACCTATGTCGAGCAGCTCACCGCCAGCGCCAAGTCTGCCGTCGATGCGGTGGTGGCCCTGGGTGTGGCCGACAAGGACCGGATTGCCGTCGGCGGGCACAGCTATGGTGCCTTCATGACCGCCAATCTGCTGGCCCACACCAATCTGTTCCGGGCCGGTATCGCCCGTTCGGGGGCCTATAATCGCACCCTGACGCCGTTCGGCTTCCAGGCCGAGCAGCGCACCTACTGGGAGGCGACGGACACCTATACGAAGATGAGCCCCTTCACCTACGCGACCAAGGTCAATGAGCCTATCCTGCTGATCCACGGTCAGGCCGATGACAACAGCGGCACCTTCCCGGTGCAGAGCGAGCGGTTCTATGCGGCCCTGAAGGGGGCCGGCGCCACGGTGCGTTATGTCGTCCTGCCCAATGAGGCGCATGGCTACCGCGCCCGGGAATCGACCATGCACACGCTCTGGGAAATGACCCGCTGGCTGGACCAGTATGTGAAGACCGCACCGCCGCGCGCCGCCGGCAAGTAG
- a CDS encoding competence/damage-inducible protein A, with product MTASTDRVTAAVLIIGDEILSGRTQDVNLSAIARYLATYGVDLAEARVVPDIEQEIVDAVNALRARYDYVITTGGIGPTHDDITADSVAKAFGVTAPEHPEIMALLRERWGEPNAARRRMAHVPEGGVLVKNPVQGPPGFQIENVFVLAGVPAIMRGMLGDVGPRLRTGAVVISRTVRVTGSGEGLIAAPLEAVAKAHPDMSLGSYPFFSPPDIYGANLVVRGRDPAEVDAAVEELVVALTEAGAAQIERIAPEA from the coding sequence ATGACGGCCAGTACGGATCGGGTGACGGCGGCGGTGCTGATCATCGGCGACGAGATTCTCTCGGGGCGCACCCAGGACGTCAATCTCAGCGCCATCGCCCGCTATCTGGCCACCTACGGCGTCGACCTGGCCGAGGCGCGCGTCGTGCCGGACATCGAGCAGGAGATCGTCGACGCGGTCAACGCCCTGCGCGCCCGCTATGACTATGTCATCACCACGGGCGGCATCGGCCCGACCCATGATGACATCACCGCCGATTCCGTGGCCAAGGCCTTCGGGGTGACCGCTCCCGAACATCCCGAGATCATGGCCCTGCTGCGCGAGCGCTGGGGCGAGCCCAATGCCGCCCGCCGCCGTATGGCCCATGTGCCCGAGGGCGGCGTTCTGGTGAAGAACCCCGTCCAGGGACCGCCCGGCTTCCAGATCGAGAACGTCTTCGTCCTCGCCGGAGTGCCGGCGATCATGCGGGGCATGCTGGGCGATGTCGGCCCGCGCCTGCGCACCGGGGCGGTGGTGATCAGCCGGACCGTTCGCGTCACCGGCTCGGGCGAAGGCCTGATCGCCGCCCCGCTCGAGGCCGTGGCCAAGGCCCATCCGGACATGTCGCTGGGCAGCTATCCGTTCTTTTCGCCGCCGGACATCTATGGGGCCAATCTGGTCGTGCGCGGGCGCGATCCGGCCGAGGTCGATGCCGCAGTCGAGGAGCTGGTGGTAGCGCTGACGGAGGCCGGAGCGGCCCAGATCGAACGGATCGCGCCGGAGGCGTGA
- the sfsA gene encoding DNA/RNA nuclease SfsA, producing MLLPQPLVRGRLVQRYKRFFADLVLDDGRAITAHCPNPGAMLGVNLPGQGAWVSWSDDPKRKLAWSLQLVETETSLVGVNTLLPNRLVAEALAADSIPELSGYATVKPEVKYREASRVDFLLTDPARPPCWLEVKNVHLSRTPGLAEFPDCKAARSTRHLADLAAQVAEGHRAVALFVVQRADCEGFKACEDLDPAFARGLAQAVEAGVEVLVYGCDLSPQAVRIARRLTLLP from the coding sequence ATGCTGCTCCCGCAACCGCTCGTTCGCGGCCGACTCGTCCAGCGCTACAAGCGCTTCTTCGCCGATCTGGTGCTGGATGACGGGCGGGCCATCACGGCCCACTGCCCCAATCCCGGTGCGATGCTGGGGGTCAACCTGCCCGGACAAGGCGCCTGGGTGTCGTGGTCGGACGATCCCAAGCGCAAGCTGGCCTGGAGCCTGCAACTGGTGGAGACCGAGACCAGCCTGGTCGGCGTCAACACCCTGCTGCCCAACCGACTGGTCGCCGAGGCCCTGGCTGCCGACTCCATTCCCGAGCTGTCGGGCTATGCGACCGTCAAGCCGGAGGTGAAGTATCGCGAGGCCAGCCGCGTCGACTTCCTGCTGACCGATCCCGCCCGGCCGCCCTGCTGGCTGGAGGTCAAGAACGTGCACCTGTCACGCACCCCGGGCCTGGCCGAGTTTCCGGACTGCAAGGCGGCCCGGTCGACCCGGCATCTTGCCGATCTCGCCGCCCAGGTCGCCGAAGGGCATCGGGCGGTCGCCCTGTTCGTGGTCCAGCGCGCCGACTGTGAGGGCTTCAAGGCCTGTGAAGACCTTGACCCCGCCTTCGCGCGGGGCCTCGCCCAGGCAGTGGAGGCCGGTGTCGAGGTGCTGGTCTATGGCTGCGATCTCAGCCCGCAGGCGGTCCGCATTGCCCGCCGCCTGACCCTGCTCCCTTAA
- a CDS encoding MetQ/NlpA family ABC transporter substrate-binding protein, whose protein sequence is MVARRALVALSLAALALSACGQKPDASSSASDTLTVAATAIPHAEVLEFIKPKLAEQGLKIDIKVFNDYVQPNTQVAEKRIDVSYFQTLPYLETFNKDRGTNLIAIKGVHIEPIGAYSARFKSIADLPQGATVALPNDASTEGRALLLLSRNNVITLKDPANPLASLKDIAANPKGLKFKELEGATLPRVLNQVDLAIINTNYALDAKLNPSKDALLIEDSKSPYVNYLVGRPDNKDDPRVQKLAAALTTPEVAAFMARKYEGAVVPAF, encoded by the coding sequence ATGGTCGCTCGCCGCGCACTCGTCGCCCTCAGCCTCGCCGCCCTGGCCTTGTCCGCCTGTGGTCAGAAGCCCGACGCTTCGTCGAGCGCCAGCGACACCCTGACTGTCGCGGCCACGGCCATTCCGCATGCCGAGGTGCTGGAGTTCATCAAGCCCAAGCTCGCCGAGCAGGGCCTGAAGATCGACATCAAGGTCTTCAACGACTACGTCCAGCCCAATACCCAGGTGGCCGAGAAGCGCATCGACGTCAGCTATTTCCAGACGCTTCCGTACCTGGAGACGTTCAACAAGGACCGGGGCACCAATCTGATCGCGATCAAGGGCGTGCATATCGAGCCGATCGGGGCCTATTCGGCCCGGTTCAAGTCGATCGCAGACCTGCCCCAGGGCGCGACCGTGGCCCTCCCCAACGATGCCAGCACCGAGGGCCGGGCCCTGCTGCTGCTGTCACGCAACAATGTCATCACCCTGAAGGATCCGGCCAATCCGCTCGCGAGCCTGAAGGATATCGCCGCCAATCCGAAGGGCCTGAAGTTCAAGGAACTGGAGGGCGCGACCCTGCCGCGGGTGCTGAACCAGGTGGATCTGGCGATCATCAACACCAACTATGCCCTCGACGCCAAGCTGAACCCGTCCAAGGACGCCCTGCTGATCGAGGACAGCAAGAGCCCCTATGTGAACTACCTGGTCGGCCGTCCGGACAACAAGGACGATCCCCGAGTTCAGAAGCTGGCGGCGGCCTTGACCACACCGGAGGTCGCTGCGTTCATGGCCCGCAAGTATGAGGGCGCGGTGGTCCCGGCGTTCTGA
- a CDS encoding c-type cytochrome: protein MRGLSLLTALLVAGCAASGPSELPPAAQIAGADPVVRGKVLVEANCSACHAVGPVGDSPLPKAPPFRVLGQRYPVANLQEAFAEGISTGHPQMPQVVLEAEQVKDLIAYLESVQTPAGTR, encoded by the coding sequence TTGCGCGGTCTATCCCTTCTGACGGCCCTTCTGGTTGCCGGTTGCGCCGCATCGGGGCCATCGGAACTGCCGCCCGCTGCCCAGATCGCCGGCGCTGACCCCGTGGTGCGGGGCAAGGTTCTGGTCGAGGCCAATTGCTCGGCCTGCCATGCCGTGGGGCCGGTCGGCGACAGTCCACTGCCGAAGGCACCGCCCTTTCGGGTGCTCGGCCAGCGTTATCCCGTGGCCAATCTGCAGGAAGCCTTTGCGGAAGGGATTTCGACAGGCCACCCCCAGATGCCGCAGGTTGTTCTGGAGGCGGAACAGGTCAAGGACCTGATCGCCTATCTGGAAAGCGTCCAGACCCCGGCCGGGACACGCTGA
- a CDS encoding fatty acid desaturase, whose translation MSAPTLTDAEVAGLDERALIRLEKTVAEAYLGGVPWGSVTWALVNTAVWFSLWPLTLSGLLPLWAAFPIATVSIALSYLPSHEAQHRIIAREGQPLFWLNELVGHISTLSLVLPYDVARLTHYEHHKHANHPDLDPDYSTHADGTLDFLRRTIANRQPSGAGDKAYGETLMRLGTDEARRAMIIAAVYRLGHFSILFALAWSGHAIEAALIWWLPRQLAATYIQYFLSFAPHHPAKAIGRYRDTRAFRSPLGNILTMGMQFHIIHHLYPRIPLMRTPAAYWAMRPILKARGCDLGAL comes from the coding sequence ATGAGCGCGCCGACCCTCACCGACGCCGAGGTCGCAGGCCTCGACGAGCGGGCCCTGATCAGGCTCGAAAAGACCGTCGCCGAGGCCTATCTGGGCGGGGTGCCCTGGGGCTCGGTGACCTGGGCCCTGGTCAATACTGCGGTCTGGTTCTCGCTCTGGCCCCTGACCCTGTCAGGGCTTCTGCCGCTCTGGGCGGCCTTCCCGATCGCGACCGTCAGTATCGCCCTGAGCTATCTGCCCTCGCATGAGGCCCAGCACCGCATCATCGCCCGCGAGGGTCAGCCGCTGTTCTGGTTGAACGAGCTGGTCGGCCATATCTCGACCCTGTCTCTGGTGCTGCCCTATGACGTGGCCCGCCTGACCCACTACGAGCACCACAAGCACGCCAATCATCCGGACCTCGATCCGGACTACAGCACCCACGCCGACGGAACCCTGGACTTCCTGCGGAGGACCATCGCCAACCGCCAGCCGTCGGGGGCCGGCGACAAGGCCTATGGCGAGACGCTGATGCGTCTGGGCACCGACGAGGCCCGCCGCGCGATGATTATCGCCGCCGTCTATCGGCTAGGCCATTTTTCGATCCTGTTCGCCCTGGCCTGGAGCGGCCATGCGATTGAGGCGGCCCTGATCTGGTGGCTGCCGCGCCAGCTGGCGGCCACCTATATCCAGTACTTTCTGAGCTTCGCCCCGCACCACCCGGCCAAGGCGATCGGTCGCTATCGCGACACCCGGGCCTTCAGAAGTCCGCTGGGCAATATCCTGACCATGGGGATGCAGTTTCACATCATCCACCATCTCTATCCGCGCATCCCGCTGATGCGGACCCCGGCGGCCTATTGGGCGATGCGGCCTATCCTCAAGGCCCGGGGCTGTGACCTGGGCGCGCTTTAG